A genomic region of Fervidobacterium gondwanense DSM 13020 contains the following coding sequences:
- a CDS encoding branched-chain amino acid ABC transporter permease: MDWGLFLQHMVNAISLGFVFGLVAVGYALVYGVVKLVNFAHGDVFMMAAYFMFYTSLIFGAPWLSAVILGIVFTSLLGVGIEKVAYKPLRKYPRINSLVSSIGMSFLLQNFAVVVFGGIQRSFPVPEPMKKTLIFGEIRVQAVSIYTIIFSIIVVVILTFILQKTKIGLAMRILSRDFDTARLMGINVNRTISFTFALGSALAAVSAVFWALRYPQIFPFMGQYPGSRAFIAAVVGGIGSLKGALIGGFVLGLLTVLIPAMFPEYSGYREAFIFLLLVLVLIFKPNGLFGQEAGEKA; this comes from the coding sequence ATGGATTGGGGCCTGTTTTTGCAACATATGGTTAATGCTATCTCATTGGGGTTTGTTTTTGGGCTCGTCGCAGTAGGATATGCCCTTGTGTACGGTGTTGTTAAGCTTGTTAACTTTGCACACGGAGACGTCTTCATGATGGCGGCTTACTTCATGTTTTATACCTCTTTGATATTCGGCGCTCCTTGGCTCAGTGCGGTGATTCTCGGTATTGTCTTCACATCGCTTCTTGGCGTTGGTATTGAAAAAGTTGCATATAAACCTCTCAGAAAGTATCCAAGGATAAATTCCCTCGTGTCATCGATCGGTATGTCCTTCTTGCTCCAAAACTTCGCTGTTGTTGTTTTCGGTGGAATTCAAAGATCTTTCCCAGTTCCAGAACCGATGAAAAAAACTCTTATCTTCGGTGAAATACGAGTACAGGCTGTGTCGATTTATACGATAATTTTCTCGATAATTGTGGTGGTAATTCTCACTTTCATACTACAAAAAACAAAAATCGGTCTTGCCATGAGAATTCTCTCAAGAGACTTTGACACGGCAAGGCTTATGGGAATAAATGTAAACAGGACGATATCTTTTACCTTTGCTCTCGGTTCTGCGCTTGCTGCTGTCAGTGCTGTTTTCTGGGCGCTCAGATACCCTCAGATATTCCCGTTCATGGGGCAGTATCCAGGCAGTAGGGCTTTCATAGCCGCTGTTGTGGGTGGTATCGGTAGTCTTAAAGGAGCGCTCATAGGTGGATTCGTTCTCGGCTTGCTGACCGTGTTAATTCCTGCGATGTTCCCGGAATACTCAGGCTATCGTGAAGCGTTCATATTCTTACTCCTCGTGTTAGTCCTGATCTTCAAGCCGAATGGACTCTTCGGTCAGGAGGCAGGTGAAAAAGCATGA
- a CDS encoding NADH-quinone oxidoreductase subunit D, protein MGEVKLFFGPNHPGMHGNFSVHMYVEGDIVVKARPLPGFLHRGFEKLMERRLWYQNLALIPRICVPEPDINEACYAMAIEKIAKVEVPERAQWIRMLVLELARIANHLWSFGGIGGPTGMYTSMFWSVSDRDKVLDIFEELSGARIYHMYIIPGGVRKDLPPRLEEKIHQLMDYLEERMPEYETFILKNRILHTRLRGIAKIDTETCLKLGVTGIGLRATGVPYDIRKIDPYLFYDKVEFEVPTATEGDALARISLKPKEIRQSIRIIRQVLEKMPSGPVNTKISDGSGLRIRVPKGMAYARVESTRGEYGYLVVSNGGETPYRVAVRGASYPQGLYGVEHLLPGTRIDDVPIWLDTMGVCAPEIDR, encoded by the coding sequence ATGGGTGAAGTAAAACTGTTTTTTGGTCCAAATCACCCTGGTATGCACGGTAATTTCAGCGTGCATATGTACGTTGAAGGTGACATCGTTGTAAAGGCAAGACCGCTTCCAGGATTTTTGCACAGAGGTTTTGAAAAACTCATGGAAAGAAGGCTTTGGTATCAGAACCTTGCACTTATTCCAAGGATATGCGTTCCAGAACCAGACATCAACGAAGCATGTTATGCTATGGCTATAGAGAAGATAGCAAAAGTAGAAGTACCAGAAAGGGCTCAATGGATAAGGATGTTGGTGCTTGAACTTGCAAGGATAGCAAACCATCTGTGGTCATTCGGTGGTATCGGTGGACCAACTGGCATGTACACGAGCATGTTCTGGTCAGTGAGCGATAGAGATAAAGTCCTCGATATATTTGAGGAACTTTCTGGCGCAAGGATTTACCACATGTATATAATCCCTGGCGGTGTGAGAAAAGACCTCCCACCGAGACTTGAAGAGAAGATACATCAATTGATGGATTATCTCGAAGAAAGAATGCCGGAATATGAGACGTTTATACTAAAGAACAGAATACTCCACACACGTCTAAGAGGAATAGCCAAAATTGATACGGAAACGTGTTTGAAGCTCGGTGTTACCGGTATCGGACTGCGCGCAACCGGTGTGCCGTATGATATACGAAAAATCGACCCGTACCTGTTCTACGACAAAGTGGAATTCGAAGTGCCAACGGCAACTGAAGGAGATGCGTTGGCAAGAATCAGCCTGAAACCAAAAGAAATTAGGCAGAGTATAAGAATTATCAGGCAAGTGCTTGAGAAAATGCCATCAGGACCTGTGAATACGAAGATATCTGATGGTAGTGGTTTGAGAATAAGAGTTCCAAAAGGCATGGCATACGCAAGGGTCGAATCAACACGCGGTGAATACGGCTACTTGGTTGTTTCAAATGGCGGAGAAACGCCTTACCGCGTAGCTGTTAGGGGAGCATCTTATCCTCAAGGACTGTACGGTGTTGAGCACCTATTGCCCGGTACGCGAATAGATGACGTTCCAATCTGGCTTGACACTATGGGTGTTTGCGCACCTGAAATCGATCGATAA
- a CDS encoding ABC transporter substrate-binding protein gives MRKVLLFVLLILTVFTFSAIRIGVFEPLTGAFAAGGQLTLKGIRLANEMFPTVLNQKVELIVLDNKTDKVEAANAVTRLIQVYNVSAIIGSYGSSLAIPGSEVANKMKVPMMGCSPTNPLVTKDKEYAFRVCFIDPFQGTVMAKFAVETLKAKTAYILQDISSDYSVGLAHYFRNAFIQFTGNSKSILGVASYQGGDQDFTAQLTLAKAKNPDVLFIPAGSYGDAALIMKQAREMGIKATFLGGDTWEVPEIIEVGGDAVEGAYFSTHFDEKAMTTEMTKKFVEAYRKKYNEEPSAFAALGFDAYLVILDAITRAKSAKPEDIKNALAQTKNFQGATGSITFDENGDAVKDAIVKKIENGKFKLVSIVKP, from the coding sequence GTGAGGAAAGTTCTGCTGTTTGTATTGCTCATCTTAACGGTTTTCACGTTCTCAGCCATCAGGATAGGTGTTTTTGAACCACTAACAGGTGCTTTTGCTGCCGGAGGTCAGCTCACGCTCAAAGGTATTAGACTCGCCAACGAGATGTTCCCAACCGTACTCAACCAAAAGGTAGAGCTGATAGTCTTAGACAACAAGACCGACAAAGTGGAAGCAGCAAACGCTGTGACAAGGCTCATCCAAGTCTACAACGTCAGTGCGATTATCGGAAGTTACGGAAGTTCATTAGCAATCCCAGGAAGCGAAGTTGCAAACAAGATGAAAGTTCCTATGATGGGTTGTTCACCAACGAACCCACTCGTGACAAAAGATAAGGAATATGCATTCCGAGTTTGTTTCATTGACCCATTCCAAGGTACTGTGATGGCAAAATTCGCTGTTGAAACTCTCAAAGCAAAGACTGCTTACATCCTCCAAGACATCTCATCTGACTACTCTGTCGGACTTGCTCACTACTTCAGAAATGCATTCATACAATTTACTGGAAATTCAAAGTCGATACTTGGAGTAGCTTCTTACCAAGGTGGAGACCAGGACTTCACAGCTCAGCTCACGTTAGCAAAAGCTAAGAATCCAGATGTTCTATTCATACCAGCTGGTTCTTACGGAGATGCCGCACTTATAATGAAACAAGCAAGAGAAATGGGTATCAAGGCAACTTTCTTAGGTGGAGATACTTGGGAAGTTCCTGAAATCATCGAAGTTGGCGGAGACGCTGTCGAAGGCGCATATTTCAGCACGCACTTTGACGAAAAGGCTATGACAACAGAGATGACAAAGAAATTCGTTGAAGCTTACAGGAAGAAATACAACGAAGAACCAAGTGCGTTCGCAGCTCTTGGTTTTGATGCTTACCTCGTTATTCTTGACGCAATAACAAGAGCAAAATCAGCAAAACCAGAAGATATTAAGAACGCATTAGCACAGACAAAGAACTTCCAAGGTGCAACTGGCTCTATAACGTTTGACGAAAACGGAGACGCAGTTAAAGACGCAATAGTTAAGAAGATAGAAAACGGTAAGTTCAAGTTGGTAAGTATTGTAAAACCATAA
- a CDS encoding ferritin-like domain-containing protein, protein MYDILKLAEQFEIEGYKFYTAKKEEVKSKHVSDIFDYLAQMEKEHTEFIRRLVKTLEEGREVEAIEMQDSSYFKSRYEGQKIQETSQEDDIADLAVLRMAYLIEKDFMEFYKKAADNEKNESVRKVLVLLQDWEEGHKRIIEEQMKAIIERNNLELGFYPF, encoded by the coding sequence ATGTACGACATATTGAAACTCGCAGAGCAGTTTGAAATAGAGGGCTATAAATTCTACACCGCAAAAAAAGAAGAAGTGAAAAGCAAACATGTCTCAGACATCTTTGACTACCTTGCGCAGATGGAAAAAGAGCATACGGAATTCATAAGAAGACTTGTAAAGACACTTGAAGAAGGCAGGGAAGTCGAGGCAATCGAGATGCAAGACTCAAGCTATTTCAAATCAAGATACGAAGGTCAAAAGATTCAAGAAACATCACAAGAAGACGATATTGCAGATTTGGCTGTTCTCAGGATGGCTTACCTTATAGAAAAAGATTTCATGGAATTCTATAAGAAAGCTGCTGATAATGAGAAAAATGAAAGTGTCAGGAAGGTGTTGGTGCTCTTGCAAGATTGGGAAGAAGGTCATAAGAGAATTATAGAAGAGCAGATGAAGGCGATAATTGAAAGGAACAATCTTGAATTGGGATTTTATCCATTTTAG
- a CDS encoding FAD-dependent oxidoreductase, whose protein sequence is MEIKDKGPQKSFFAPLLGWKNLFEKPVTIKVPKVYREAAPRYRGFHINDWEKCIGCGTCAKICPTDAITMVEVPDMKEEYGMKPQRPSIDYGRCSFCAMCVDICTTGSLQMTREYIFVSPNPEDFYYAPTEKGILKKEPEEIKVGWTRDEDSELLDLDRIVPEHMPAEERSNSFVEFVKAYSKEQAIAEAARCVECAICVDRCPEHMQIPQYIKAIWKDDLQDALKWLLKGVEDQKNFGANPFSGVCGRVCTHRCEEVCSIGHRGEAIAIRWLKRYITDNVPAEKWHEIVKFDSPKQNKKVAIVGSGPAGLSAAYFLSSMGYEVDVYEAMNRPGGVMRYGIPRYRLPDEALDKDIAFIESLGVRILTGVAVGKDITFEELKNRYDAIFISTGLTLGRSTKIPGSDHPNVVQALPLLREIRDYLRGEGSEPKIAKRVVVIGGGNVAMDIARSMARLQKMKFGEVHVTVTCLERTHEEMPADMEEIEEAIEEGVKICPGWGPRKVIFDDKDNIKGIECVKCTEVFDENKRFNPKFDESQLQYYDGDMIIEAIGQAPDYSYLPEEWKQKIQFVGPRILTNNLRQTAIPWLFAGGDIVNGPDIIHGVADGYWAARGIDQYLREQK, encoded by the coding sequence ATGGAAATCAAAGATAAAGGACCTCAGAAGAGCTTCTTCGCTCCACTGCTTGGTTGGAAGAACCTGTTTGAAAAGCCAGTTACAATTAAAGTGCCAAAGGTGTATAGAGAAGCAGCACCAAGGTACAGGGGTTTTCACATAAATGACTGGGAGAAATGTATCGGTTGTGGCACTTGTGCGAAGATATGTCCAACGGATGCAATAACGATGGTCGAAGTACCAGATATGAAAGAAGAATACGGAATGAAACCTCAGAGGCCATCTATAGACTATGGAAGATGTAGCTTCTGTGCGATGTGTGTCGATATATGTACAACTGGCTCGTTGCAGATGACAAGAGAATATATCTTCGTCTCTCCAAATCCAGAGGATTTCTATTATGCACCAACCGAGAAGGGTATATTGAAGAAAGAGCCTGAGGAAATAAAGGTTGGCTGGACAAGGGACGAGGATAGCGAATTGCTTGATCTTGACAGGATCGTTCCAGAGCATATGCCAGCTGAAGAGAGATCTAACTCCTTTGTCGAATTTGTTAAGGCATACAGTAAAGAACAAGCAATCGCCGAGGCTGCAAGATGTGTCGAGTGTGCGATATGTGTGGACAGATGTCCCGAACACATGCAGATACCACAATACATTAAGGCCATCTGGAAAGACGATTTGCAGGATGCACTGAAATGGCTCCTCAAAGGCGTTGAAGACCAGAAGAACTTTGGTGCAAACCCGTTCTCAGGAGTATGTGGAAGAGTTTGTACGCACAGATGTGAGGAAGTATGTTCTATCGGACACAGAGGTGAAGCAATAGCAATAAGGTGGCTGAAAAGGTACATAACAGACAACGTTCCTGCAGAAAAATGGCACGAGATTGTCAAATTTGATTCACCAAAGCAGAACAAGAAGGTAGCGATCGTTGGTAGCGGTCCTGCCGGCCTTTCGGCTGCGTACTTCCTATCATCGATGGGTTATGAGGTTGATGTTTACGAAGCGATGAACAGGCCAGGCGGCGTGATGAGATACGGAATACCAAGATACAGATTACCAGATGAAGCGCTCGATAAAGATATCGCATTTATAGAATCACTGGGTGTAAGAATACTGACAGGTGTAGCTGTTGGAAAGGACATAACATTTGAAGAGCTCAAAAACAGATACGATGCGATATTTATATCGACTGGTTTGACGCTTGGCAGATCGACAAAAATTCCAGGTTCCGACCATCCAAATGTCGTCCAAGCTCTGCCTCTTTTAAGAGAAATAAGGGACTATTTGAGAGGCGAAGGATCCGAGCCAAAGATAGCCAAGCGTGTTGTGGTCATTGGTGGTGGTAATGTCGCGATGGACATTGCAAGGAGTATGGCAAGACTCCAGAAGATGAAATTTGGAGAAGTTCATGTCACGGTCACGTGTCTTGAGAGAACACACGAAGAAATGCCAGCCGATATGGAAGAAATAGAAGAAGCAATTGAAGAAGGTGTCAAAATCTGCCCAGGCTGGGGTCCAAGAAAGGTTATCTTCGATGACAAAGACAACATCAAAGGAATTGAATGTGTGAAGTGTACAGAAGTGTTTGACGAGAACAAAAGGTTTAACCCGAAATTCGACGAATCCCAATTGCAATACTACGATGGCGACATGATAATCGAAGCGATCGGTCAGGCACCAGATTATTCGTACTTGCCAGAAGAATGGAAGCAGAAGATACAGTTCGTCGGTCCAAGAATTTTGACAAACAATTTAAGACAAACTGCTATTCCATGGCTATTCGCAGGTGGTGACATCGTAAACGGTCCTGATATAATCCACGGTGTTGCTGACGGATACTGGGCTGCACGCGGTATTGACCAGTACCTAAGAGAACAAAAATAA
- a CDS encoding ABC transporter substrate-binding protein, with the protein MRKYLLFIIMILSLSIAFAANEIVIGVTQPLTGNYAMGGQLGMRGIEMAYEEVPTVLGRPIKLVTLDNKSDKIEAANVVTRLIEQFKVSAILGTYSSALGIPGAEIANKNKVVYIAPSNTNPLVTKDKPFAFRVCFIDPFQGTVMAKFAVQNLKAKTAAVIYDVSNDYSVGLAYYFRDAFVKLTGDSKAVKVYIAYQGGDQDFTAQLTAIKKANPDVIFVPAGIVGDAALIAKQARELGLKQPLLGGDTWDLPQLIEIGGSAVEGAYYSTMFDAKAALSDKTKPFVEKYRKKYNEDPGYLPALAYDAYMVLIDAIKRAGSDDPEKIRRALLTTDFVGVSGRIRFDQNRDAIKDAVIKTIKNGKFEFVTVIKGD; encoded by the coding sequence ATGAGAAAATATCTGCTTTTTATCATTATGATTTTGAGTTTATCTATAGCCTTTGCAGCAAATGAAATTGTGATAGGGGTAACGCAACCGCTAACTGGGAACTACGCAATGGGTGGACAGCTTGGCATGAGGGGCATCGAGATGGCGTACGAAGAAGTCCCAACTGTTCTTGGAAGGCCTATAAAACTTGTCACGCTTGATAATAAGAGTGACAAAATCGAAGCTGCTAACGTTGTTACGAGGCTCATTGAACAGTTCAAAGTTTCAGCAATTCTTGGTACCTATTCAAGTGCACTCGGTATTCCCGGTGCAGAGATAGCCAACAAGAACAAAGTCGTTTACATCGCTCCATCGAACACAAACCCACTTGTCACAAAGGACAAACCATTTGCATTCAGAGTCTGCTTTATTGACCCGTTCCAAGGCACAGTTATGGCGAAATTCGCTGTTCAAAACCTTAAGGCAAAGACCGCTGCGGTTATATACGACGTTTCAAACGACTATTCAGTCGGCCTTGCATATTACTTCCGCGATGCTTTCGTAAAGCTTACAGGCGATTCGAAAGCGGTCAAAGTCTACATAGCTTACCAAGGTGGAGACCAAGATTTCACAGCTCAACTTACAGCAATTAAGAAGGCCAATCCGGACGTTATCTTCGTTCCAGCCGGTATCGTTGGTGATGCTGCACTTATAGCGAAACAAGCACGCGAGCTTGGACTAAAGCAGCCATTACTCGGTGGAGACACGTGGGACTTACCACAATTGATAGAAATCGGTGGAAGTGCCGTTGAAGGTGCATACTACAGCACAATGTTCGATGCAAAGGCTGCACTATCTGACAAGACGAAACCATTTGTTGAAAAGTACAGAAAGAAATACAACGAAGACCCAGGCTACTTACCAGCACTTGCTTATGACGCTTACATGGTATTAATCGACGCAATAAAGAGGGCGGGTAGCGATGATCCAGAAAAGATTAGAAGAGCATTGTTAACGACAGACTTTGTTGGTGTCTCTGGAAGAATAAGATTTGACCAAAACAGGGACGCAATTAAAGACGCAGTCATCAAAACGATAAAGAACGGAAAGTTCGAATTCGTTACGGTAATAAAGGGCGATTGA